In Lates calcarifer isolate ASB-BC8 linkage group LG15, TLL_Latcal_v3, whole genome shotgun sequence, one genomic interval encodes:
- the casp2 gene encoding caspase-2 isoform X1 — protein MLECGMLERDRQTLRRRSAVLCKQLVVDELLIQSLQADDILTESMAESIMAEQTSQKRSWRLLLLLPKRGPRAFSSFCQALRETEQQHLCDLLTQSPEKDGKETHIESIQPEEEPEAKAGRLVMQTTERKRERYTDSSLPHPTQEGVAAKRARTHESMEFSLDADSPINTPVLPCTPEFYHSHCQQSYRMNSSPRGFALVISNVTFDPCAAADLDPRKGGEVDDEVLRKVFTELDYVVTVHRDLTAQGMRSCIENFCRRPEHRTADSCAVCLLSHGVEGAVYGTDGQLLQLDWVFEAFDNAHCPLLQNKPKMFFIQACRGDEMDCGVEQIDGPARTCSPSCEQRDAGREGQGDADSRQRGDMGRPRIKLPQRSDMICGYASLKGQRICTAAMRNTKRGSWFIQELNTALRLHARDTHLADILVQVNGRIKEREGYAPGTAHHRCKEMSEFTSSLCKDLYLFPKYQPQY, from the exons ATGTTGGAGTGTGGCATGCTGGAGCGGGACAGACAGACTCTTCGGAGACGCTCCGCTGTCCTCTGCAAACAGCTGGTGGTGGATGAGTTGCTCATTCAGTCGTTGCAGGCGGACGACATACTAACCGAGAGCATGGCAGAGAGCATCATG GCTGAGCAAACATCTCAGAAACGAAGCTGGCGTTTGCTACTGCTCTTACCAAAGCGAGGTCCCAGGGCCTTTAGCAGCTTCTGCCAAGCTCTGCGAGAAACTGAGCAGCAACATCTGTGTGACCTGCTCACACAATCACCAGAAAAAGATGGCAAAGAGACACACATAGAG AGTATTCAGCCTGAGGAAGAGCCAGAGGCAAAGGCAGGGCGACTGGTCATGCAGACaacagaaaggaagagagag AGGTATACGGACTCCTCTCTCCCACATCCCACGCAGGAGGGTGTTGCAGCCAAGAGAGCAAGGACACATG agTCCATGGAGTTTAGCCTGGATGCAGATAGTCCCATCAACACTCCTGTTCTCCCGTGCACTCCTGAATTTTACCATTCCCACTGCCAGCAG TCTTACAGAATGAATTCATCCCCCCGTGGCTTTGCCTTGGTGATCAGTaacgtgacctttgacccttgtGCTGCCGCAGACCTTGACCCCAGGAAGGGAGGTGAAGTCGATGATGAGGTCCTCAGGAAGGTCTTCACAGAGCTGGACTATGTGGTTACTGTCCACAGAGACCTCACTGCTCAG GGCATGAGGTCGTGCATTGAGAATTTTTGCCGACGGCCAGAACACCggacagcagacagctgtgcGGTGTGTCTGCTCTCCCATGGAGTGGAAGGAGCTGTGTATGGCACAGACGGACAGCTCCTGCAG ctgGACTGGGTGTTTGAGGCCTTTGACAATGCGCACTGTCCACTGCTACAAAATAAACCGAAGATGTTTTTCATCCAGGCCTGCAGAGGAG ATGAGATGGACTGTGGCGTGGAGCAGATAGATGGACCAGCGAGGACCTGCTCACCGAGCTGTGAACAGCGAGATGCTGGGAGGGAAGGGCAGGGGGATGCAGACTCCAGACAGAGAGGGGACATGGGGAGGCCCAGGATTAAACTGCCCCAGCGATCGGACATGATCTGTGGCTATGCATCTCTCAAAGGTCAGAGAATTT GCACAGCAGCCATGCGAAACACCAAGAGAGGATCCTGGTTTATCCAGGAACTTAACACAGCACTCCGTCTCCAtgccagagacacacacctCGCAGACATCCTGGTGCAG GTCAATGGGCGAATCAAGGAGCGAGAGGGTTACGCCCCAGGCACTGCTCACCACCGCTGCAAAGAGATGTCAGAGTTCACCAGCTCATTGTGCAAAGACCTCTACCTGTTCCCCAAGTACCAGCCCCAGTATTGA
- the rap1gapl gene encoding rap1 GTPase-activating protein 1 isoform X2 yields the protein MEREKRNDMSFSRKRSFTFGAYGGEDRFTCGDETRPESAEDNNLLGILDSPASESKPFLSASNNQRDTELFEIIEKLQGSRIDEQRCEFPLPLKSQLLTIGGELPLILPSESGGYWIDPPLERLVDVSPTSSHYGLDPESYDIMERDGEAKIYHEFFRSRYHHSFTAVDPSLGPLVLSVCLEEEENKLRVILRMKECSLHGVFSVSLFPNIPSAVELAKMLCDRVTVSKFEVVSYLKAPELITAFDEHRVSPNFKFGVLYQKDGQFTEEDILSNNDESEEFKEFLSILGETIQLQGFTGFRGGLDVCHGQTGSEAVFTSFHGREIMFHVATKLPFTEGDPQQLQRKRHIGNDIVALVYQEGQTPFLCDVIKSHFLHCFLVVRRIQRGEEKGGATYQVSVTAREDVPPFGPVIPDPPVFTDRSLLREFLLTKLINAEISCYKAERFSRLELRTRSSLLESLQAELSTRSQCMMGDPSLSALPSSEGVRGASEGSGGFIENFKRAIRVRSQSFETLGVPRKAGGSASQKPKTEKDGDSDKAPGPLPAPTDSLRPAELKDQAASPQEET from the exons atggagagagaaaagaggaatgaCATGTCCTTCTCCAGAAAGAGAAGTTTTACTTTTGGGGCATATGGAGG TGAGGATAGATTCACATGTGGGGATGAGACAAG ACCTGAATCTGCAGAAGACAACAACCTACTGGGGATCCTGGACTCTCCTGCCAGTGAGAGCAAGCCTTTCCTCTCTGCCAGCAACAACCAGAGG GACACAGAGCTGTTTGAAATCATTGAAAAGCTGCAG GGCAGCAGGATCGATGAGCAACGGTGTGAATTCCCCCTGCCTCTGAAG TCTCAGCTTTTAACGATAGGTGGAGAACTGCCGCTCATTCTCCCTTCAGAGTCGGGGGGCTACTGGATAGACCCCCCACTGGAGAGGCTTGTGGATGTGAGTCCCACCTCCTCCCACTATGGCCTCGATCCGGAGAGCTACGACATCATGGAACGAGATGGAGAGGCCAAAATCTATCACGAGTTCTTCCGCTCAAGG TACCATCACTCGTTCACAGCAGTGGATCCGTCCTTGGGACCGCtggttctctctgtgtgtttggaggaagaggagaataAGCTACGGGTGATACTAAG AATGAAGGAGTGCTCTTTGCATGgagttttctctgtgtctctgttccCTAACATCCCATCTGCTGTTGAACTAGCAAAG ATGCTCTGTGACCGAGTGACTGTCTCAAAGTTTGAAGTGGTCAGCTACCTGAAg GCTCCAGAGCTCATAACGGCATTCGATGAGCACAGAGTGTCTCCTAATTTCAAGTTTGGTGTTTTGTACCAAAAGGATGGGCAG TTCACAGAGGAGGACATACTCAGTAACAATGACGAAAGTGAAGAGTTTAAAGAGTTCCTGTCCATTTTGGGAGAGACGATTCAACTGCAAGGCTTCACCGG GTTCAGAGGAGGACTGGACGTCTGTCAtggtcagacaggaagtgaagcaGTCTTCACTTCCTTTCATGGAAGAGAAATCATGTTCCATGTCGCAACTAAACTGCCTTTCACAGAGGGTGACCCACAGCAG ttacaaagaaaaagacacattgGTAATGACATTGTAGCTTTGGTCTACCAGGAGGGTCAAACCCCTTTTCTATGCGATGTTATCAAATCACACTTCCTGCACTGTTTCCTGGTGGTCCGGAGGAttcagaggggggaggagaagggTGGAGCTACATACCAG GTGTCTGTCACAGCCAGAGAGGATGTTCCTCCTTTTGGCCCGGTCATCCCAGATCCTCCAGTCTTCACAGAt CGTTCTCTCTTGAGAGAATTCCTTCTGACCAAGCTCATCAATGCAGAGATTTCCTGCTATAAGGCTGAGCGCTTCAGCAGATTAGAG CTGCGGACTCGGTCGTCGCTCCTGGAGAGCTTGCAGGCTGAACTCTCCACACGTTCCCAGTGCATGATGGGCGATCCATCACTGTCTGCTCTCCCCTCTTCTGAGGGTGTACGTGGGGCATCTGAGGGGAGTGGAGGATTCATTGAAAACTTTAAG AGAGCCATCAGAGTGCGGAGCCAGTCTTTTGAGACTCTTGGTGTACCCAGGAAGGCCGGTGGCAGTGCATCACAGAAGCCAAAG acagagaaagatggagacag TGACAAAGCTCCAGGACCTCTGCCTGCTcccactgacagtttgagaccAGCTGAACTCAAAGATCAAGCAGCAAGTCCACAAGAGgagacataa
- the LOC108887340 gene encoding LOW QUALITY PROTEIN: glutathione S-transferase kappa 1 (The sequence of the model RefSeq protein was modified relative to this genomic sequence to represent the inferred CDS: inserted 1 base in 1 codon), translated as MTSRKVVELFYDVVSPYSWLGFEVMCRYRNVWNIELKLRPAFLGGIMQGSGNKPPGLVPNKFLYMTKDLNRLAEYFDVPLQAPSDPFEAMFKKGSLSAMRFVAAVQEKEKAGDKQVEQVSRELWRRIWSEDKDITEPASLAEAAKKAGLSDSEIEDVLELSTSKEIKDKLKDTTEKALDFGAFGFPMMVCHVDGKLEMFFGXRFELMAHCIGEKWLGPEPDKSAAKL; from the exons ATGACCTCCAGGAAAGTGGTCGAGTTGTTCTACGATGTGGTTTCTCCATACTCTTGGCTTGGCTTTGAG GTCATGTGTCGCTACAGAAACGTGTGGAACATAGAGCTCAAACTGCGCCCTGCATTTCTGGGAGGCATCATGCAAGGATCAG GCAACAAGCCTCCTGGTCTGGTTCCAAACAAATTCTTGTACATGACCAAGGATCTGAACCGCCTGGCAGAGTATTTTGATGTTCCCTTGCAGGCTCCATCTGACCCCTTTGAGGCCATGTTCAAAAAAG GCTCCTTGTCTGCAATGCGATTTGTGGCAGCAgtacaagagaaagaaaaggctGGAGACAAACAGGTGGAGCAGGTGTCCCGGGAGCTGTGGAGAAGGATCTGGAGCGAGGACAAAGACATCACAGAACCTGCATCACTGGCTGAG gCAGCAAAGAAAGCAGGTTTGTCTGACAGTGAAATTGAAGACGTGCTGGAGCTGTCCACCTCAAAGGAGATCAAAGACAAGCTGAAAGATACAACAGAGAAAGCTCTTGATTTTGGG GCGTTTGGCTTCCCCATGATGGTGTGTCATGTCGATGGAAAACTAGAGATGTTTTTTG TCAGATTTGAGCTCATGGCCCACTGCATTG GAGAGAAGTGGCTGGGACCTGAGCCTGACAAATCAGCTGCCAAGCTGTGA
- the rap1gapl gene encoding rap1 GTPase-activating protein 1 isoform X1, translating into MEREKRNDMSFSRKRSFTFGAYGGEDRFTCGDETRPESAEDNNLLGILDSPASESKPFLSASNNQRDTELFEIIEKLQGSRIDEQRCEFPLPLKSQLLTIGGELPLILPSESGGYWIDPPLERLVDVSPTSSHYGLDPESYDIMERDGEAKIYHEFFRSRYHHSFTAVDPSLGPLVLSVCLEEEENKLRVILRMKECSLHGVFSVSLFPNIPSAVELAKMLCDRVTVSKFEVVSYLKAPELITAFDEHRVSPNFKFGVLYQKDGQFTEEDILSNNDESEEFKEFLSILGETIQLQGFTGFRGGLDVCHGQTGSEAVFTSFHGREIMFHVATKLPFTEGDPQQITKTDTDKPFSPHHHHHPTQLQRKRHIGNDIVALVYQEGQTPFLCDVIKSHFLHCFLVVRRIQRGEEKGGATYQVSVTAREDVPPFGPVIPDPPVFTDRSLLREFLLTKLINAEISCYKAERFSRLELRTRSSLLESLQAELSTRSQCMMGDPSLSALPSSEGVRGASEGSGGFIENFKRAIRVRSQSFETLGVPRKAGGSASQKPKTEKDGDSDKAPGPLPAPTDSLRPAELKDQAASPQEET; encoded by the exons atggagagagaaaagaggaatgaCATGTCCTTCTCCAGAAAGAGAAGTTTTACTTTTGGGGCATATGGAGG TGAGGATAGATTCACATGTGGGGATGAGACAAG ACCTGAATCTGCAGAAGACAACAACCTACTGGGGATCCTGGACTCTCCTGCCAGTGAGAGCAAGCCTTTCCTCTCTGCCAGCAACAACCAGAGG GACACAGAGCTGTTTGAAATCATTGAAAAGCTGCAG GGCAGCAGGATCGATGAGCAACGGTGTGAATTCCCCCTGCCTCTGAAG TCTCAGCTTTTAACGATAGGTGGAGAACTGCCGCTCATTCTCCCTTCAGAGTCGGGGGGCTACTGGATAGACCCCCCACTGGAGAGGCTTGTGGATGTGAGTCCCACCTCCTCCCACTATGGCCTCGATCCGGAGAGCTACGACATCATGGAACGAGATGGAGAGGCCAAAATCTATCACGAGTTCTTCCGCTCAAGG TACCATCACTCGTTCACAGCAGTGGATCCGTCCTTGGGACCGCtggttctctctgtgtgtttggaggaagaggagaataAGCTACGGGTGATACTAAG AATGAAGGAGTGCTCTTTGCATGgagttttctctgtgtctctgttccCTAACATCCCATCTGCTGTTGAACTAGCAAAG ATGCTCTGTGACCGAGTGACTGTCTCAAAGTTTGAAGTGGTCAGCTACCTGAAg GCTCCAGAGCTCATAACGGCATTCGATGAGCACAGAGTGTCTCCTAATTTCAAGTTTGGTGTTTTGTACCAAAAGGATGGGCAG TTCACAGAGGAGGACATACTCAGTAACAATGACGAAAGTGAAGAGTTTAAAGAGTTCCTGTCCATTTTGGGAGAGACGATTCAACTGCAAGGCTTCACCGG GTTCAGAGGAGGACTGGACGTCTGTCAtggtcagacaggaagtgaagcaGTCTTCACTTCCTTTCATGGAAGAGAAATCATGTTCCATGTCGCAACTAAACTGCCTTTCACAGAGGGTGACCCACAGCAG aTCACTAAAACAGATACTGACAAacctttttctcctcatcatcatcatcatcccacacagttacaaagaaaaagacacattgGTAATGACATTGTAGCTTTGGTCTACCAGGAGGGTCAAACCCCTTTTCTATGCGATGTTATCAAATCACACTTCCTGCACTGTTTCCTGGTGGTCCGGAGGAttcagaggggggaggagaagggTGGAGCTACATACCAG GTGTCTGTCACAGCCAGAGAGGATGTTCCTCCTTTTGGCCCGGTCATCCCAGATCCTCCAGTCTTCACAGAt CGTTCTCTCTTGAGAGAATTCCTTCTGACCAAGCTCATCAATGCAGAGATTTCCTGCTATAAGGCTGAGCGCTTCAGCAGATTAGAG CTGCGGACTCGGTCGTCGCTCCTGGAGAGCTTGCAGGCTGAACTCTCCACACGTTCCCAGTGCATGATGGGCGATCCATCACTGTCTGCTCTCCCCTCTTCTGAGGGTGTACGTGGGGCATCTGAGGGGAGTGGAGGATTCATTGAAAACTTTAAG AGAGCCATCAGAGTGCGGAGCCAGTCTTTTGAGACTCTTGGTGTACCCAGGAAGGCCGGTGGCAGTGCATCACAGAAGCCAAAG acagagaaagatggagacag TGACAAAGCTCCAGGACCTCTGCCTGCTcccactgacagtttgagaccAGCTGAACTCAAAGATCAAGCAGCAAGTCCACAAGAGgagacataa
- the casp2 gene encoding caspase-2 isoform X4 gives MLECGMLERDRQTLRRRSAVLCKQLVVDELLIQSLQADDILTESMAESIMAEQTSQKRSWRLLLLLPKRGPRAFSSFCQALRETEQQHLCDLLTQSPEKDGKETHIERYTDSSLPHPTQEGVAAKRARTHESMEFSLDADSPINTPVLPCTPEFYHSHCQQSYRMNSSPRGFALVISNVTFDPCAAADLDPRKGGEVDDEVLRKVFTELDYVVTVHRDLTAQGMRSCIENFCRRPEHRTADSCAVCLLSHGVEGAVYGTDGQLLQLDWVFEAFDNAHCPLLQNKPKMFFIQACRGDEMDCGVEQIDGPARTCSPSCEQRDAGREGQGDADSRQRGDMGRPRIKLPQRSDMICGYASLKGTAAMRNTKRGSWFIQELNTALRLHARDTHLADILVQVNGRIKEREGYAPGTAHHRCKEMSEFTSSLCKDLYLFPKYQPQY, from the exons ATGTTGGAGTGTGGCATGCTGGAGCGGGACAGACAGACTCTTCGGAGACGCTCCGCTGTCCTCTGCAAACAGCTGGTGGTGGATGAGTTGCTCATTCAGTCGTTGCAGGCGGACGACATACTAACCGAGAGCATGGCAGAGAGCATCATG GCTGAGCAAACATCTCAGAAACGAAGCTGGCGTTTGCTACTGCTCTTACCAAAGCGAGGTCCCAGGGCCTTTAGCAGCTTCTGCCAAGCTCTGCGAGAAACTGAGCAGCAACATCTGTGTGACCTGCTCACACAATCACCAGAAAAAGATGGCAAAGAGACACACATAGAG AGGTATACGGACTCCTCTCTCCCACATCCCACGCAGGAGGGTGTTGCAGCCAAGAGAGCAAGGACACATG agTCCATGGAGTTTAGCCTGGATGCAGATAGTCCCATCAACACTCCTGTTCTCCCGTGCACTCCTGAATTTTACCATTCCCACTGCCAGCAG TCTTACAGAATGAATTCATCCCCCCGTGGCTTTGCCTTGGTGATCAGTaacgtgacctttgacccttgtGCTGCCGCAGACCTTGACCCCAGGAAGGGAGGTGAAGTCGATGATGAGGTCCTCAGGAAGGTCTTCACAGAGCTGGACTATGTGGTTACTGTCCACAGAGACCTCACTGCTCAG GGCATGAGGTCGTGCATTGAGAATTTTTGCCGACGGCCAGAACACCggacagcagacagctgtgcGGTGTGTCTGCTCTCCCATGGAGTGGAAGGAGCTGTGTATGGCACAGACGGACAGCTCCTGCAG ctgGACTGGGTGTTTGAGGCCTTTGACAATGCGCACTGTCCACTGCTACAAAATAAACCGAAGATGTTTTTCATCCAGGCCTGCAGAGGAG ATGAGATGGACTGTGGCGTGGAGCAGATAGATGGACCAGCGAGGACCTGCTCACCGAGCTGTGAACAGCGAGATGCTGGGAGGGAAGGGCAGGGGGATGCAGACTCCAGACAGAGAGGGGACATGGGGAGGCCCAGGATTAAACTGCCCCAGCGATCGGACATGATCTGTGGCTATGCATCTCTCAAAG GCACAGCAGCCATGCGAAACACCAAGAGAGGATCCTGGTTTATCCAGGAACTTAACACAGCACTCCGTCTCCAtgccagagacacacacctCGCAGACATCCTGGTGCAG GTCAATGGGCGAATCAAGGAGCGAGAGGGTTACGCCCCAGGCACTGCTCACCACCGCTGCAAAGAGATGTCAGAGTTCACCAGCTCATTGTGCAAAGACCTCTACCTGTTCCCCAAGTACCAGCCCCAGTATTGA
- the casp2 gene encoding caspase-2 isoform X2 yields MLECGMLERDRQTLRRRSAVLCKQLVVDELLIQSLQADDILTESMAESIMAEQTSQKRSWRLLLLLPKRGPRAFSSFCQALRETEQQHLCDLLTQSPEKDGKETHIESIQPEEEPEAKAGRLVMQTTERKRERYTDSSLPHPTQEGVAAKRARTHESMEFSLDADSPINTPVLPCTPEFYHSHCQQSYRMNSSPRGFALVISNVTFDPCAAADLDPRKGGEVDDEVLRKVFTELDYVVTVHRDLTAQGMRSCIENFCRRPEHRTADSCAVCLLSHGVEGAVYGTDGQLLQLDWVFEAFDNAHCPLLQNKPKMFFIQACRGDEMDCGVEQIDGPARTCSPSCEQRDAGREGQGDADSRQRGDMGRPRIKLPQRSDMICGYASLKGTAAMRNTKRGSWFIQELNTALRLHARDTHLADILVQVNGRIKEREGYAPGTAHHRCKEMSEFTSSLCKDLYLFPKYQPQY; encoded by the exons ATGTTGGAGTGTGGCATGCTGGAGCGGGACAGACAGACTCTTCGGAGACGCTCCGCTGTCCTCTGCAAACAGCTGGTGGTGGATGAGTTGCTCATTCAGTCGTTGCAGGCGGACGACATACTAACCGAGAGCATGGCAGAGAGCATCATG GCTGAGCAAACATCTCAGAAACGAAGCTGGCGTTTGCTACTGCTCTTACCAAAGCGAGGTCCCAGGGCCTTTAGCAGCTTCTGCCAAGCTCTGCGAGAAACTGAGCAGCAACATCTGTGTGACCTGCTCACACAATCACCAGAAAAAGATGGCAAAGAGACACACATAGAG AGTATTCAGCCTGAGGAAGAGCCAGAGGCAAAGGCAGGGCGACTGGTCATGCAGACaacagaaaggaagagagag AGGTATACGGACTCCTCTCTCCCACATCCCACGCAGGAGGGTGTTGCAGCCAAGAGAGCAAGGACACATG agTCCATGGAGTTTAGCCTGGATGCAGATAGTCCCATCAACACTCCTGTTCTCCCGTGCACTCCTGAATTTTACCATTCCCACTGCCAGCAG TCTTACAGAATGAATTCATCCCCCCGTGGCTTTGCCTTGGTGATCAGTaacgtgacctttgacccttgtGCTGCCGCAGACCTTGACCCCAGGAAGGGAGGTGAAGTCGATGATGAGGTCCTCAGGAAGGTCTTCACAGAGCTGGACTATGTGGTTACTGTCCACAGAGACCTCACTGCTCAG GGCATGAGGTCGTGCATTGAGAATTTTTGCCGACGGCCAGAACACCggacagcagacagctgtgcGGTGTGTCTGCTCTCCCATGGAGTGGAAGGAGCTGTGTATGGCACAGACGGACAGCTCCTGCAG ctgGACTGGGTGTTTGAGGCCTTTGACAATGCGCACTGTCCACTGCTACAAAATAAACCGAAGATGTTTTTCATCCAGGCCTGCAGAGGAG ATGAGATGGACTGTGGCGTGGAGCAGATAGATGGACCAGCGAGGACCTGCTCACCGAGCTGTGAACAGCGAGATGCTGGGAGGGAAGGGCAGGGGGATGCAGACTCCAGACAGAGAGGGGACATGGGGAGGCCCAGGATTAAACTGCCCCAGCGATCGGACATGATCTGTGGCTATGCATCTCTCAAAG GCACAGCAGCCATGCGAAACACCAAGAGAGGATCCTGGTTTATCCAGGAACTTAACACAGCACTCCGTCTCCAtgccagagacacacacctCGCAGACATCCTGGTGCAG GTCAATGGGCGAATCAAGGAGCGAGAGGGTTACGCCCCAGGCACTGCTCACCACCGCTGCAAAGAGATGTCAGAGTTCACCAGCTCATTGTGCAAAGACCTCTACCTGTTCCCCAAGTACCAGCCCCAGTATTGA
- the casp2 gene encoding caspase-2 isoform X3 encodes MLECGMLERDRQTLRRRSAVLCKQLVVDELLIQSLQADDILTESMAESIMAEQTSQKRSWRLLLLLPKRGPRAFSSFCQALRETEQQHLCDLLTQSPEKDGKETHIERYTDSSLPHPTQEGVAAKRARTHESMEFSLDADSPINTPVLPCTPEFYHSHCQQSYRMNSSPRGFALVISNVTFDPCAAADLDPRKGGEVDDEVLRKVFTELDYVVTVHRDLTAQGMRSCIENFCRRPEHRTADSCAVCLLSHGVEGAVYGTDGQLLQLDWVFEAFDNAHCPLLQNKPKMFFIQACRGDEMDCGVEQIDGPARTCSPSCEQRDAGREGQGDADSRQRGDMGRPRIKLPQRSDMICGYASLKGQRICTAAMRNTKRGSWFIQELNTALRLHARDTHLADILVQVNGRIKEREGYAPGTAHHRCKEMSEFTSSLCKDLYLFPKYQPQY; translated from the exons ATGTTGGAGTGTGGCATGCTGGAGCGGGACAGACAGACTCTTCGGAGACGCTCCGCTGTCCTCTGCAAACAGCTGGTGGTGGATGAGTTGCTCATTCAGTCGTTGCAGGCGGACGACATACTAACCGAGAGCATGGCAGAGAGCATCATG GCTGAGCAAACATCTCAGAAACGAAGCTGGCGTTTGCTACTGCTCTTACCAAAGCGAGGTCCCAGGGCCTTTAGCAGCTTCTGCCAAGCTCTGCGAGAAACTGAGCAGCAACATCTGTGTGACCTGCTCACACAATCACCAGAAAAAGATGGCAAAGAGACACACATAGAG AGGTATACGGACTCCTCTCTCCCACATCCCACGCAGGAGGGTGTTGCAGCCAAGAGAGCAAGGACACATG agTCCATGGAGTTTAGCCTGGATGCAGATAGTCCCATCAACACTCCTGTTCTCCCGTGCACTCCTGAATTTTACCATTCCCACTGCCAGCAG TCTTACAGAATGAATTCATCCCCCCGTGGCTTTGCCTTGGTGATCAGTaacgtgacctttgacccttgtGCTGCCGCAGACCTTGACCCCAGGAAGGGAGGTGAAGTCGATGATGAGGTCCTCAGGAAGGTCTTCACAGAGCTGGACTATGTGGTTACTGTCCACAGAGACCTCACTGCTCAG GGCATGAGGTCGTGCATTGAGAATTTTTGCCGACGGCCAGAACACCggacagcagacagctgtgcGGTGTGTCTGCTCTCCCATGGAGTGGAAGGAGCTGTGTATGGCACAGACGGACAGCTCCTGCAG ctgGACTGGGTGTTTGAGGCCTTTGACAATGCGCACTGTCCACTGCTACAAAATAAACCGAAGATGTTTTTCATCCAGGCCTGCAGAGGAG ATGAGATGGACTGTGGCGTGGAGCAGATAGATGGACCAGCGAGGACCTGCTCACCGAGCTGTGAACAGCGAGATGCTGGGAGGGAAGGGCAGGGGGATGCAGACTCCAGACAGAGAGGGGACATGGGGAGGCCCAGGATTAAACTGCCCCAGCGATCGGACATGATCTGTGGCTATGCATCTCTCAAAGGTCAGAGAATTT GCACAGCAGCCATGCGAAACACCAAGAGAGGATCCTGGTTTATCCAGGAACTTAACACAGCACTCCGTCTCCAtgccagagacacacacctCGCAGACATCCTGGTGCAG GTCAATGGGCGAATCAAGGAGCGAGAGGGTTACGCCCCAGGCACTGCTCACCACCGCTGCAAAGAGATGTCAGAGTTCACCAGCTCATTGTGCAAAGACCTCTACCTGTTCCCCAAGTACCAGCCCCAGTATTGA